From a region of the Salinispira pacifica genome:
- a CDS encoding substrate-binding periplasmic protein yields MGKGRVTFIGCGIVLATVFLTLQICSCGADTPRADSVESDDSPVSGFQELLNDRERAYLSRLQDAGEIRFAVINAPESYYMDENGEYRGFDYVYAGVFAEMLGVSAEFYEQEQITDFFARNGKFDSSIISKPEISYVPDLMDDVDVYAAPFGINEWRRRLVSMTPFFPVGVVMIGPEASGIESYNDLDGLAAAVRPGDFQIPMLQSIMEEHGVSIRLIEYEADEDVFTVLREGRADITIDGSLFLARTVQELGDMQVSPLTLSLVPVGWAVDPREEELTSILEKFVAYTLENGTFATVWEREMGMNFDYYLDLVSTQE; encoded by the coding sequence ATGGGAAAAGGCAGAGTGACTTTCATTGGATGTGGAATCGTTCTCGCAACAGTTTTCCTGACCCTGCAGATCTGTTCCTGCGGGGCGGATACCCCCCGGGCGGACTCTGTAGAATCGGATGACAGCCCGGTTTCAGGATTTCAGGAGCTTTTGAACGACCGGGAACGGGCATACCTGTCCCGCCTTCAGGATGCCGGTGAGATCCGCTTCGCCGTAATCAATGCGCCCGAATCATATTATATGGATGAAAACGGCGAATACCGGGGCTTTGACTATGTGTATGCCGGGGTTTTTGCAGAGATGCTGGGGGTCAGTGCTGAGTTTTACGAGCAGGAGCAGATTACTGATTTTTTTGCCCGGAACGGGAAATTTGACAGCTCAATAATCAGCAAGCCGGAGATCAGCTATGTTCCGGATCTAATGGATGATGTTGATGTGTATGCCGCTCCGTTCGGAATAAACGAGTGGAGGCGACGGCTGGTTTCCATGACACCGTTCTTTCCGGTGGGTGTGGTGATGATCGGTCCCGAAGCCTCCGGAATAGAAAGCTATAACGATCTGGATGGGCTTGCAGCTGCCGTCCGGCCCGGGGATTTTCAGATTCCCATGCTTCAATCAATAATGGAGGAACATGGAGTCAGCATCCGGCTTATAGAGTATGAAGCGGATGAGGATGTTTTTACCGTTCTCCGGGAGGGCAGGGCGGATATCACTATTGACGGTTCCCTCTTTCTTGCCCGGACGGTTCAGGAGTTGGGAGATATGCAGGTTTCGCCCCTGACCCTCAGTCTGGTTCCAGTAGGCTGGGCGGTAGACCCAAGGGAAGAGGAGCTCACCTCGATCCTGGAAAAATTTGTTGCATACACCCTGGAGAACGGAACATTTGCAACGGTGTGGGAGCGGGAGATGGGGATGAATTTCGACTATTATCTTGACCTTGTGAGTACTCAGGAGTAA
- a CDS encoding NAD-dependent epimerase/dehydratase family protein, translating into MNILISGANGQIGTELTMHLFQRYGKDSVFPTDVREGGDGFVSDYLDITSRDALYEYIRTHNITRIYHLAAILSGNGEKNPLTAYHVNMEGTLNVLEACREFSLERVFSPSSIAVYGGDAPRQNTPEDSILKPETMYGITKVSSELLFDYYHRRYGCDVRSLRFPGVISYKAEPGGGSTDFAVDIFRQAVDQGHYSCFVREDSRLPFMYMPDVIASIDGLMDAPQGSLRRRTYNVTGFSASAGDFAREVSSLVPGFSIEYAPDFRQAIVDQWPESIDDGPARNDWGWKAEYDLTSLGKDMIQHLKSSSAGGNPNGNSGGHVKEAS; encoded by the coding sequence ATGAACATATTAATTAGCGGTGCCAACGGACAAATCGGGACCGAACTGACCATGCATCTTTTTCAGAGATACGGGAAAGATTCGGTTTTCCCCACGGATGTGAGAGAGGGCGGGGACGGGTTTGTCTCCGATTATCTGGATATCACTTCCAGGGATGCCCTCTATGAATATATCCGAACCCATAATATCACCCGCATATATCACCTTGCGGCCATTTTATCGGGAAACGGGGAGAAAAATCCCCTCACCGCCTACCATGTGAACATGGAAGGTACGCTGAACGTACTTGAGGCCTGCAGGGAATTTTCCCTGGAGCGGGTATTTTCTCCGTCATCCATTGCAGTGTACGGCGGGGATGCACCCCGGCAGAATACTCCCGAGGACAGCATTCTCAAGCCTGAGACCATGTACGGCATCACCAAGGTCTCATCCGAACTGCTTTTTGATTATTATCACCGCCGCTACGGCTGCGATGTGCGAAGCCTGCGTTTTCCGGGAGTTATCTCCTACAAAGCCGAGCCCGGCGGCGGGAGCACGGATTTTGCAGTGGACATATTCCGCCAGGCGGTTGATCAGGGACATTACAGCTGTTTTGTCAGAGAAGACAGCCGCCTGCCCTTCATGTACATGCCCGATGTGATCGCATCCATCGACGGTCTGATGGATGCCCCCCAGGGATCCCTACGCAGGCGGACATATAATGTAACCGGATTCTCCGCATCCGCCGGGGATTTTGCCCGGGAAGTGAGCAGTCTGGTTCCGGGCTTCAGCATCGAATATGCTCCGGATTTTCGCCAGGCCATTGTGGATCAGTGGCCTGAAAGCATCGATGACGGACCTGCCCGGAATGACTGGGGGTGGAAGGCGGAGTACGACCTGACTTCCCTCGGCAAAGATATGATCCAGCATTTAAAATCCTCCTCCGCCGGCGGAAACCCTAATGGAAACTCCGGCGGGCATGTAAAAGAAGCCTCGTGA
- the tuf gene encoding elongation factor Tu encodes MAKEKFERTKPHINVGTIGHVDHGKTTLSAAITMYSANKFGAKALKYEEIDNAPEEKSRGITINTRHLEYESDQRHYAHVDCPGHADYVKNMITGAAQMDGAVLVVSATDGPMSQTREHILLARQVGVPALIVFINKTDMVDDEELIDLVEEEVRELLSSYEFPGDDIPVIRGSAFVAMENPDSEEANKPIQELLDTMDSYFPLPERAVDKSFLMPIEDIFSIQGRGTVVTGRVESGIVKVGEEVEIVGIRDTTKTTVTGVEMFNKLLDEGQAGDNIGALLRGTAKDAVERGQVLAKPGSITPHAKFKGTIYCLSKDEGGRHSPFFTGYRPQFYFRTTDITGTVSLPSGKEMVMPGDNTDIEVELIHPIAMDTGLRFAIREGGRTVASGQVTEIVE; translated from the coding sequence ATGGCTAAGGAAAAGTTCGAAAGAACGAAGCCTCATATTAATGTCGGTACCATTGGCCACGTTGACCACGGTAAAACGACACTGAGTGCTGCCATCACTATGTACAGTGCAAACAAGTTCGGTGCGAAGGCTCTGAAGTACGAAGAAATTGACAACGCACCCGAGGAAAAGTCTCGTGGTATTACTATCAATACCCGTCACCTCGAGTACGAGTCAGATCAGCGTCACTATGCGCACGTAGACTGTCCGGGACACGCCGACTATGTTAAGAACATGATCACCGGTGCTGCTCAGATGGACGGTGCGGTACTCGTAGTATCTGCAACCGACGGTCCCATGAGTCAGACCCGGGAGCATATCCTGCTTGCGCGTCAGGTAGGTGTACCCGCACTGATTGTATTCATCAACAAAACCGACATGGTTGATGATGAAGAGCTGATCGACCTGGTTGAAGAAGAAGTTCGTGAACTTCTCTCTTCCTACGAATTCCCCGGCGATGATATCCCCGTAATCCGAGGATCTGCATTCGTTGCCATGGAAAACCCCGACAGTGAAGAAGCAAACAAGCCTATCCAGGAACTCCTGGACACTATGGACAGCTACTTCCCTCTGCCCGAACGTGCAGTGGACAAGAGTTTCCTCATGCCTATCGAGGACATCTTCTCCATTCAGGGACGTGGTACCGTAGTAACCGGTCGTGTGGAAAGCGGTATTGTAAAGGTTGGCGAAGAAGTGGAAATCGTGGGTATCCGCGACACCACCAAGACAACCGTTACCGGTGTTGAAATGTTCAACAAGCTTCTGGACGAGGGTCAGGCTGGAGATAACATCGGTGCTCTGCTCCGCGGTACTGCAAAAGATGCGGTAGAGCGTGGACAGGTGCTTGCAAAGCCCGGCTCAATTACTCCCCATGCGAAGTTCAAGGGAACCATTTACTGTCTGAGCAAGGACGAGGGTGGTCGTCACTCTCCCTTCTTTACCGGTTATCGTCCCCAGTTCTATTTCCGGACTACTGACATTACCGGTACCGTATCCCTGCCTTCCGGCAAGGAAATGGTGATGCCCGGCGACAACACTGACATTGAAGTTGAACTGATTCACCCCATCGCGATGGACACCGGACTCCGGTTTGCAATTCGTGAAGGCGGCCGAACCGTTGCTTCCGGTCAGGTTACTGAAATCGTCGAGTAA
- a CDS encoding Sua5 family C-terminal domain-containing protein, translated as MILLPDAGFSDDDVSRMRELCTIENSGSRWAAGPRRDVRVFRNADEYARGLYKSFVDADIMGYTTVVAYLPARGPDTAALRDRLMRAARG; from the coding sequence ATGATTCTTCTTCCTGATGCCGGATTTTCCGATGATGATGTTTCCCGAATGCGGGAGCTATGTACGATTGAGAACTCAGGTTCCCGGTGGGCCGCCGGGCCACGCAGGGATGTGAGGGTGTTCAGGAATGCCGATGAGTACGCCCGCGGCCTGTACAAAAGTTTTGTGGATGCGGACATTATGGGTTACACCACCGTTGTGGCGTATCTACCTGCCCGGGGCCCGGACACTGCAGCCCTGCGGGACCGGCTGATGCGGGCAGCCAGAGGGTGA
- a CDS encoding sensor histidine kinase, giving the protein MTLQNRLLSTFLPLIIVPLVLIFVFVFLLTRNYLAASQYDLIALEQSLVRSQLETSYQQLERLDIADVPFYRNRLLENLQERFSDSDPYSRGLLVFRGDGSFVHPSGLNSISRFPDDQLDEVLQTIGDAMGGYIPGSVLGASGGRFAVNGFYHDPSGWYLMIYDDLQQILEPLAESLIIVTGISLAAVLAAAVFVVVASKRISNPIMNLAAVVARFGEGATHVRYQERQAGEVGILAREFNKMAGRLESFTSELEDKIYERTRELNNRVEELRIAQNQLIESEKMAALGGLVAGFAHEINTPIGVSVTAVSYIHDSANQAMELINSPEVSKSELLATLEHVVNATAMASSNLERATEMVTRFKQVAADQYFEEQREMDLHNFLSEIKDTLRTILKPAGADVEVQVPEDTMLITYPGVLWQVLSNLARNSFHHAFGEAPSQDSRQNKVELLYRKSDEYHAVYFCDNGPGIPPENIGKIFDPFFTTRRSRGNTGLGLHIVYNLIHQKLNGRFMYLSPEQRREEAADLSSEGACFAIYLPVRRG; this is encoded by the coding sequence GTGACCCTTCAGAACAGGCTGCTTTCCACCTTTCTTCCTCTCATTATCGTTCCGCTTGTGCTGATTTTTGTGTTTGTGTTTCTCCTCACACGAAATTACCTGGCAGCAAGCCAGTACGACCTGATTGCTCTTGAGCAGAGTCTTGTGCGTTCCCAGCTGGAGACCTCATATCAGCAGCTGGAGCGTCTGGATATTGCGGATGTCCCGTTTTACCGCAACCGTCTGCTGGAAAATCTGCAGGAGAGGTTCAGCGATTCCGATCCCTACAGCAGAGGGCTACTGGTGTTTCGGGGGGATGGGAGCTTTGTTCACCCTTCCGGGCTGAATTCAATCAGCCGTTTCCCGGACGACCAGCTTGATGAAGTGCTCCAAACCATTGGCGATGCAATGGGCGGCTATATTCCCGGCAGTGTGCTCGGGGCTTCAGGGGGGCGTTTCGCAGTCAATGGATTTTATCACGATCCCAGCGGCTGGTATTTGATGATATATGATGACCTTCAGCAAATTCTGGAGCCCCTTGCCGAGTCCCTGATTATTGTGACCGGCATAAGTCTTGCTGCGGTTCTGGCAGCTGCGGTATTCGTGGTTGTGGCATCCAAGCGGATATCCAATCCGATTATGAACCTGGCGGCTGTGGTTGCCCGGTTTGGAGAGGGCGCAACCCATGTACGCTACCAGGAGCGGCAGGCGGGGGAGGTTGGAATTCTTGCCCGTGAGTTCAACAAGATGGCGGGAAGGCTTGAATCGTTCACCTCGGAGCTTGAGGATAAAATTTATGAAAGAACCCGGGAGCTGAACAACCGGGTTGAAGAGCTTCGCATTGCCCAGAATCAGCTTATAGAATCGGAAAAGATGGCGGCGCTGGGCGGCCTGGTCGCAGGGTTTGCCCATGAAATTAATACTCCCATCGGCGTATCAGTTACCGCAGTCTCCTATATTCACGATTCAGCCAATCAGGCCATGGAATTGATCAACTCTCCCGAAGTAAGCAAGTCTGAACTCCTCGCCACACTGGAACATGTGGTGAATGCAACCGCAATGGCCTCAAGCAATCTGGAGAGAGCCACCGAAATGGTTACACGATTCAAGCAGGTCGCAGCGGATCAGTATTTTGAGGAGCAGAGGGAGATGGATCTTCACAACTTCCTCTCTGAAATAAAGGATACCCTGAGGACAATTCTGAAACCTGCCGGGGCGGATGTGGAGGTTCAGGTTCCTGAAGATACCATGCTTATCACCTACCCCGGAGTTTTGTGGCAGGTATTGAGCAATCTGGCCCGGAACAGTTTTCATCATGCCTTTGGTGAAGCCCCTTCCCAAGACAGCCGGCAGAATAAGGTGGAGCTTCTCTACCGGAAATCGGATGAATATCATGCCGTCTATTTCTGTGATAATGGCCCGGGAATTCCTCCGGAGAATATCGGGAAGATTTTTGATCCCTTTTTTACCACCCGGAGATCCAGAGGCAATACAGGGCTGGGACTGCATATTGTGTATAATCTGATTCACCAGAAACTGAACGGCCGTTTCATGTATCTCAGCCCCGAGCAGCGCAGGGAGGAAGCGGCGGATCTTTCGTCGGAAGGTGCCTGCTTTGCCATATATCTTCCTGTCAGGAGAGGTTGA
- a CDS encoding helix-turn-helix domain-containing protein, with protein sequence MLENNQNLEPRSALPDVASRIRSIRKMKGLSLDELAMRSLVSKSMISQIEGNKTNPTLAMIWKIAKGLDTTVQNLIQPRQDAAIDGAPLHTHSPGEPHEDGGTTEILFEYTRKENFTQITADKPGVHFRVLTPAEQSEDLEIYRISIRPGAILDSQPHLGGTEEYLTLLKGRLRVIAEDNSSEMNSGDFIMYHADIPHSMENIGDENAEVHLVVRFR encoded by the coding sequence ATGTTGGAAAATAACCAGAACCTGGAACCCCGGAGCGCACTCCCGGACGTGGCCAGCAGAATACGAAGCATTCGCAAGATGAAGGGACTGAGCCTGGATGAACTGGCCATGAGGAGCCTGGTATCAAAATCCATGATTTCCCAAATCGAGGGGAATAAAACCAACCCCACCCTGGCAATGATATGGAAGATTGCCAAAGGTCTGGATACCACGGTTCAAAATCTGATCCAGCCGAGACAGGATGCCGCCATCGACGGAGCACCCCTCCATACCCACAGCCCCGGCGAACCCCATGAAGACGGGGGCACCACCGAGATCCTGTTCGAATACACCCGGAAGGAAAATTTCACACAGATTACCGCTGACAAGCCCGGGGTGCATTTCAGGGTACTCACCCCCGCAGAACAGTCTGAAGACCTGGAAATTTACCGCATCAGCATACGGCCCGGGGCAATTCTGGATTCACAACCCCATCTGGGGGGTACGGAAGAGTATCTGACTCTGCTGAAAGGGCGGCTCCGGGTAATCGCAGAAGACAACAGCAGCGAAATGAATAGCGGTGACTTCATCATGTACCACGCCGATATCCCCCACAGCATGGAGAATATCGGAGATGAAAACGCAGAAGTGCATCTGGTGGTTCGATTCCGGTAA
- the rpsJ gene encoding 30S ribosomal protein S10 — protein sequence MSKDKIRVRLRGFDVELIDQSAKSIVQTVQKSGAKVSGPIPLPTRINKFTVLRSPHVNKKSREQFEMRTHKRLIDIIEPTSNVMDALMKLELPAGVDVEIKQ from the coding sequence ATGTCTAAGGATAAGATACGGGTGCGGCTTCGCGGCTTTGATGTCGAACTTATCGACCAGAGCGCGAAATCAATAGTACAGACCGTGCAGAAATCCGGGGCGAAGGTCTCAGGGCCGATTCCCCTTCCTACACGGATTAACAAATTTACTGTACTTCGTTCGCCCCATGTAAACAAAAAGAGCCGCGAACAGTTTGAAATGCGGACTCATAAGCGGCTGATCGATATCATCGAGCCCACTTCCAATGTAATGGATGCGCTTATGAAGCTCGAACTGCCCGCGGGTGTTGATGTAGAGATTAAACAGTAG